One stretch of Scophthalmus maximus strain ysfricsl-2021 chromosome 12, ASM2237912v1, whole genome shotgun sequence DNA includes these proteins:
- the LOC118282828 gene encoding sodium- and chloride-dependent betaine transporter isoform X2: MTEETATGPTDRGVGPDKGAREKGSLPRGKWANNKEFLLSMTGVIVGFGSLCHFPFLCFKNGGAVFLIPYFVILMFFGLPLFFLETALGQYTSEGGVTAWRKICPMFEGLGIATQMIVFYLNTYHVVWLAYAIFYLVNCFKSPLPWTSCDNWWNTDSCHSHVSAFANPHMFRPDFNWSFLNNITSSEFFENDSFFSSNETDQDQMAVPEVEFWMNRVLRMSGDMSLGTVHWDLALCLLLAWLICYFCVWKGIRSSGKVVYFTATFPYLLLLLLFFRGVTLPGAATGLGYYLTPDFSRLADPFMWLDAMTNVIYSYALSHGVLTALGSYNRYNNDCYRDCLVLCGLNSATCIFSGVVVYSVLGFLAEQQGMAVGDVAAAGSSLAFIAFPVVLSLLPAPSFWAVVFFLMFFFLGLDSQFLCVEGLATAITDMFPRHLRRPGAREILVLVMVVVFFLLGLPLVTEGGIVIFYLVDNYGASPIGLLFIACLECVIIAWVYGADRFYDNIEDMIGYPPFPVLKYCWLFITPLLCGVTFLYNLSAIHSINVYGYQPGSWGPKFGAVLIAVPLMCIPLFVLVSLWRNAQNMTTPSSDLRQARPHKPLLTLCKYVIVKSQGPPARTVDDSNEKMRMEEPSGV, translated from the exons atgaCTGAGGAAACAGCCACGGGACCCACTGATCGAGGCGTGGGGCCTGACAAGGGGGCCCGCGAAAAGGGGTCTCTGCCCAGGGGGAAGTGGGCCAACAACAAGGAGTTCTTGCTCTCCATGACCGGGGTGATCGTTGGCTTCGGATCCCtgtgtcattttccttttctgtgcTTCAAgaatggaggag CGGTCTTCCTCATCCCTTACTTTGTGATCCTCATGTTCTTtggcctccctctcttcttcctggaGACGGCATTGGGCCAGTACACCAGTGAGGGCGGCGTCACGGCCTGGAGAAAGATCTGTCCCATGTTTGAGG GGTTGGGGATTGCAACGCAGatgattgtgttttatttgaacacCTACCACGTTGTTTGGTTGGCCTACGCCATCTTCTACCTGGTCAACTGCTTCAAGAGTCCTCTGCCCTGGACGTCGTGTGACAACTGGTGGAACACGG ATTCGTGCCACAGTCACGTCAGCGCCTTCGCCAACCCCCATATGTTTCGCCCCGACTTCAACTGGTCCTTCCTAAATAACATCACCTCGTCCGAGTTCTTTGAGAACGACTCGTTCTT TTCCAGCAATGAAACAGACCAAGACCAAATGGCTGTGCCGGAAGTGGAGTTCTGGat GAACCGTGTGTTGAGGATGTCAGGTGACATGTCCCTGGGCACCGTGCACTGGGACCTGGCTCTGTGTCTCCTGCTGGCCTGGCTCATATGTTACTTCTGCGTATGGAAGGGGATCAGGTCCTCCGGGAAG GTGGTCTACTTCACTGCCACATTCccctacctgctgctgctcctcctcttcttccgtGGCGTGACCCTCCCCGGAGCTGCAACAGGCCTGGGGTACTACCTCACACCCGACTTCAGCCGGCTCGCTGACCCATTT ATGTGGCTGGATGCAATGACTAATGTGATCTACTCCTACGCGTTGAGCCATGGAGTCCTGACCGCTCTGGGGAGCTACAACCGATACAACAACGACTGCTACAG GGACTGCCTGGTGCTGTGCGGCCTGAACAGTGCCACCTGCATCTTCTCCGGTGTCGTCGTGTACTCAGTGCTGGGATTCCTCGCTGAACAGCAGGGGATGGCGGTGGGGGATGTCGCCGCCGCGG GTTCATCTTTGGCCTTCATAGCCTTTCCCGTGGTCCTGTCGTTGCTGCCTGCCCCATCTTTTTGGGCCGTGGTCTTCTTCCTCATGTTCTTCTTTCTGGGCCTAGACTCTCAG TTTTTGTGCGTGGAGGGCCTGGCCACAGCCATCACGGACATGTTCCCACGTCACCTGAGGAGGCCCGGGGCGAGAGAGATACTGGTCCTGGTCATGGTCGTGGTTTTCTTCCTACTGGGGCTGCCGCTCGTCACCGAG GGAGGGATAGTTATCTTTTATCTGGTGGACAACTATGGTGCCAGTCCCATCGGTCTCCTCTTCATCGCCTGCTTGGAGTGTGTTATCATTGCCTGGGTGTACG GAGCGGACCGTTTCTATGACAACATTGAGGACATGATCGGGTACCCGCCATTCCCAGTGCTGAAGTACTGCTGGCTGTTCATCACGCCGCTCCTCTGTGGG GTCACGTTTCTGTATAATCTGTCAGCCATACACAGTATTAACGTGTACGGTTATCAACCTGGATCCTGGGGCCCCAAGTTCGGTGCTGTACTTATCGCCGTGCCGCTGATGTGcatccctctctttgttttggtctcGCTGTGGCGG AACGCCCAAAACATGACTACACCGTCCAGCGACCTGCGCCAGGCGCGGCCACACAAGCCTCTGCTCACGTTGTGTAAATACGTCATCGTCAAGTCCCAGGGGCCGCCGGCCCGGACCGTGGACGACAGCAACGAGAAGATGAGGATGGAGGAACCCAGCGGCGTTTGA
- the LOC118282828 gene encoding sodium- and chloride-dependent betaine transporter isoform X1, with product MTEETATGPTDRGVGPDKGAREKGSLPRGKWANNKEFLLSMTGVIVGFGSLCHFPFLCFKNGGAVFLIPYFVILMFFGLPLFFLETALGQYTSEGGVTAWRKICPMFEGLGIATQMIVFYLNTYHVVWLAYAIFYLVNCFKSPLPWTSCDNWWNTDSCHSHVSAFANPHMFRPDFNWSFLNNITSSEFFENDSFFSSNETDQDQMAVPEVEFWMNRVLRMSGDMSLGTVHWDLALCLLLAWLICYFCVWKGIRSSGKVVYFTATFPYLLLLLLFFRGVTLPGAATGLGYYLTPDFSRLADPFMWLDAMTNVIYSYALSHGVLTALGSYNRYNNDCYSAVSRCGLVLFSRRDCLVLCGLNSATCIFSGVVVYSVLGFLAEQQGMAVGDVAAAGSSLAFIAFPVVLSLLPAPSFWAVVFFLMFFFLGLDSQFLCVEGLATAITDMFPRHLRRPGAREILVLVMVVVFFLLGLPLVTEGGIVIFYLVDNYGASPIGLLFIACLECVIIAWVYGADRFYDNIEDMIGYPPFPVLKYCWLFITPLLCGVTFLYNLSAIHSINVYGYQPGSWGPKFGAVLIAVPLMCIPLFVLVSLWRNAQNMTTPSSDLRQARPHKPLLTLCKYVIVKSQGPPARTVDDSNEKMRMEEPSGV from the exons atgaCTGAGGAAACAGCCACGGGACCCACTGATCGAGGCGTGGGGCCTGACAAGGGGGCCCGCGAAAAGGGGTCTCTGCCCAGGGGGAAGTGGGCCAACAACAAGGAGTTCTTGCTCTCCATGACCGGGGTGATCGTTGGCTTCGGATCCCtgtgtcattttccttttctgtgcTTCAAgaatggaggag CGGTCTTCCTCATCCCTTACTTTGTGATCCTCATGTTCTTtggcctccctctcttcttcctggaGACGGCATTGGGCCAGTACACCAGTGAGGGCGGCGTCACGGCCTGGAGAAAGATCTGTCCCATGTTTGAGG GGTTGGGGATTGCAACGCAGatgattgtgttttatttgaacacCTACCACGTTGTTTGGTTGGCCTACGCCATCTTCTACCTGGTCAACTGCTTCAAGAGTCCTCTGCCCTGGACGTCGTGTGACAACTGGTGGAACACGG ATTCGTGCCACAGTCACGTCAGCGCCTTCGCCAACCCCCATATGTTTCGCCCCGACTTCAACTGGTCCTTCCTAAATAACATCACCTCGTCCGAGTTCTTTGAGAACGACTCGTTCTT TTCCAGCAATGAAACAGACCAAGACCAAATGGCTGTGCCGGAAGTGGAGTTCTGGat GAACCGTGTGTTGAGGATGTCAGGTGACATGTCCCTGGGCACCGTGCACTGGGACCTGGCTCTGTGTCTCCTGCTGGCCTGGCTCATATGTTACTTCTGCGTATGGAAGGGGATCAGGTCCTCCGGGAAG GTGGTCTACTTCACTGCCACATTCccctacctgctgctgctcctcctcttcttccgtGGCGTGACCCTCCCCGGAGCTGCAACAGGCCTGGGGTACTACCTCACACCCGACTTCAGCCGGCTCGCTGACCCATTT ATGTGGCTGGATGCAATGACTAATGTGATCTACTCCTACGCGTTGAGCCATGGAGTCCTGACCGCTCTGGGGAGCTACAACCGATACAACAACGACTGCTACAG TGCCGTCTCAAGATGCGGACTCGTCCTGTTCTCTCGCAGGGACTGCCTGGTGCTGTGCGGCCTGAACAGTGCCACCTGCATCTTCTCCGGTGTCGTCGTGTACTCAGTGCTGGGATTCCTCGCTGAACAGCAGGGGATGGCGGTGGGGGATGTCGCCGCCGCGG GTTCATCTTTGGCCTTCATAGCCTTTCCCGTGGTCCTGTCGTTGCTGCCTGCCCCATCTTTTTGGGCCGTGGTCTTCTTCCTCATGTTCTTCTTTCTGGGCCTAGACTCTCAG TTTTTGTGCGTGGAGGGCCTGGCCACAGCCATCACGGACATGTTCCCACGTCACCTGAGGAGGCCCGGGGCGAGAGAGATACTGGTCCTGGTCATGGTCGTGGTTTTCTTCCTACTGGGGCTGCCGCTCGTCACCGAG GGAGGGATAGTTATCTTTTATCTGGTGGACAACTATGGTGCCAGTCCCATCGGTCTCCTCTTCATCGCCTGCTTGGAGTGTGTTATCATTGCCTGGGTGTACG GAGCGGACCGTTTCTATGACAACATTGAGGACATGATCGGGTACCCGCCATTCCCAGTGCTGAAGTACTGCTGGCTGTTCATCACGCCGCTCCTCTGTGGG GTCACGTTTCTGTATAATCTGTCAGCCATACACAGTATTAACGTGTACGGTTATCAACCTGGATCCTGGGGCCCCAAGTTCGGTGCTGTACTTATCGCCGTGCCGCTGATGTGcatccctctctttgttttggtctcGCTGTGGCGG AACGCCCAAAACATGACTACACCGTCCAGCGACCTGCGCCAGGCGCGGCCACACAAGCCTCTGCTCACGTTGTGTAAATACGTCATCGTCAAGTCCCAGGGGCCGCCGGCCCGGACCGTGGACGACAGCAACGAGAAGATGAGGATGGAGGAACCCAGCGGCGTTTGA
- the LOC118282828 gene encoding sodium- and chloride-dependent betaine transporter isoform X3, protein MFFGLPLFFLETALGQYTSEGGVTAWRKICPMFEGLGIATQMIVFYLNTYHVVWLAYAIFYLVNCFKSPLPWTSCDNWWNTDSCHSHVSAFANPHMFRPDFNWSFLNNITSSEFFENDSFFSSNETDQDQMAVPEVEFWMNRVLRMSGDMSLGTVHWDLALCLLLAWLICYFCVWKGIRSSGKVVYFTATFPYLLLLLLFFRGVTLPGAATGLGYYLTPDFSRLADPFMWLDAMTNVIYSYALSHGVLTALGSYNRYNNDCYSAVSRCGLVLFSRRDCLVLCGLNSATCIFSGVVVYSVLGFLAEQQGMAVGDVAAAGSSLAFIAFPVVLSLLPAPSFWAVVFFLMFFFLGLDSQFLCVEGLATAITDMFPRHLRRPGAREILVLVMVVVFFLLGLPLVTEGGIVIFYLVDNYGASPIGLLFIACLECVIIAWVYGADRFYDNIEDMIGYPPFPVLKYCWLFITPLLCGVTFLYNLSAIHSINVYGYQPGSWGPKFGAVLIAVPLMCIPLFVLVSLWRNAQNMTTPSSDLRQARPHKPLLTLCKYVIVKSQGPPARTVDDSNEKMRMEEPSGV, encoded by the exons ATGTTCTTtggcctccctctcttcttcctggaGACGGCATTGGGCCAGTACACCAGTGAGGGCGGCGTCACGGCCTGGAGAAAGATCTGTCCCATGTTTGAGG GGTTGGGGATTGCAACGCAGatgattgtgttttatttgaacacCTACCACGTTGTTTGGTTGGCCTACGCCATCTTCTACCTGGTCAACTGCTTCAAGAGTCCTCTGCCCTGGACGTCGTGTGACAACTGGTGGAACACGG ATTCGTGCCACAGTCACGTCAGCGCCTTCGCCAACCCCCATATGTTTCGCCCCGACTTCAACTGGTCCTTCCTAAATAACATCACCTCGTCCGAGTTCTTTGAGAACGACTCGTTCTT TTCCAGCAATGAAACAGACCAAGACCAAATGGCTGTGCCGGAAGTGGAGTTCTGGat GAACCGTGTGTTGAGGATGTCAGGTGACATGTCCCTGGGCACCGTGCACTGGGACCTGGCTCTGTGTCTCCTGCTGGCCTGGCTCATATGTTACTTCTGCGTATGGAAGGGGATCAGGTCCTCCGGGAAG GTGGTCTACTTCACTGCCACATTCccctacctgctgctgctcctcctcttcttccgtGGCGTGACCCTCCCCGGAGCTGCAACAGGCCTGGGGTACTACCTCACACCCGACTTCAGCCGGCTCGCTGACCCATTT ATGTGGCTGGATGCAATGACTAATGTGATCTACTCCTACGCGTTGAGCCATGGAGTCCTGACCGCTCTGGGGAGCTACAACCGATACAACAACGACTGCTACAG TGCCGTCTCAAGATGCGGACTCGTCCTGTTCTCTCGCAGGGACTGCCTGGTGCTGTGCGGCCTGAACAGTGCCACCTGCATCTTCTCCGGTGTCGTCGTGTACTCAGTGCTGGGATTCCTCGCTGAACAGCAGGGGATGGCGGTGGGGGATGTCGCCGCCGCGG GTTCATCTTTGGCCTTCATAGCCTTTCCCGTGGTCCTGTCGTTGCTGCCTGCCCCATCTTTTTGGGCCGTGGTCTTCTTCCTCATGTTCTTCTTTCTGGGCCTAGACTCTCAG TTTTTGTGCGTGGAGGGCCTGGCCACAGCCATCACGGACATGTTCCCACGTCACCTGAGGAGGCCCGGGGCGAGAGAGATACTGGTCCTGGTCATGGTCGTGGTTTTCTTCCTACTGGGGCTGCCGCTCGTCACCGAG GGAGGGATAGTTATCTTTTATCTGGTGGACAACTATGGTGCCAGTCCCATCGGTCTCCTCTTCATCGCCTGCTTGGAGTGTGTTATCATTGCCTGGGTGTACG GAGCGGACCGTTTCTATGACAACATTGAGGACATGATCGGGTACCCGCCATTCCCAGTGCTGAAGTACTGCTGGCTGTTCATCACGCCGCTCCTCTGTGGG GTCACGTTTCTGTATAATCTGTCAGCCATACACAGTATTAACGTGTACGGTTATCAACCTGGATCCTGGGGCCCCAAGTTCGGTGCTGTACTTATCGCCGTGCCGCTGATGTGcatccctctctttgttttggtctcGCTGTGGCGG AACGCCCAAAACATGACTACACCGTCCAGCGACCTGCGCCAGGCGCGGCCACACAAGCCTCTGCTCACGTTGTGTAAATACGTCATCGTCAAGTCCCAGGGGCCGCCGGCCCGGACCGTGGACGACAGCAACGAGAAGATGAGGATGGAGGAACCCAGCGGCGTTTGA
- the LOC118282906 gene encoding protein mono-ADP-ribosyltransferase PARP11 isoform X1: MLAIRSSEEESAEMEEMDTSEPNWCWFYLAECGVWHMFEIDPSAACSVTSAQIEQCYNRNQRGVMEFYTAKYTYRLDFSGVMAKGKLCQSVREYEFSVALILIKSFFLPVMRQINVTTGKQRPIKRSLHSATGFRFICDNLALPVPCHWERINTDEPFQLIQLGRDTYEFKEVARLYERTMDHPIKSIQRIQNLDLWEFFCRKKTQLRKVKRTLDIEERMLFHGTGHSNIQAICTFNFDWRLTGSHGDVYGKGSYFARDAKYSSKFCHTTGKHNTTLQRHGLAPPIFASEPPYKTMFLARVLVGEYTVGHPMYCRPPSKDASFTNFFDSCVDDMANPKIYVIFDSNQIYPEYLVEFY; encoded by the exons ATGTTAGCCATCAGGTCGTCGGAGGAGGAGTCCGccgagatggaggagatggacacGTCGGAGCCCAACTGGTGCTGGTTCTACCTGGCCGAGTGCGGAGTGTGGCACATGTTCGAG ATCGACCCCAGCGCCGCCTGCTCCGTGACCAGCGCTCAGATCGAGCAGTGCTACAACAGGAACCAACGCGGCGTGATGGAGTTCTACACGGCCAAGTACACATACCGACTGGACTTTTCAGGTGTGATGGCCAAAGGCAAACTCTGTCAGTCGGTACGTGAATACGAGTTTTCCGTGGCCCTAATCTTAATTAAATCCTTCTTTTTGCCAGTTATGCGGCAGATCAACGTCACGACGGGGAAGCAGCGGCCGATCAAGCGCTCCCTCCACTCCGCAACGGGCTTCAG GTTTATTTGTGATAATCTTGCCTTGCCTGTTCCCTGTCACTGGGAGAGAATCAATACAGATGAACCCTTTCAG CTCATCCAGCTCGGCAGAGACACGTACGAGTTCAAAGAAGTCGCCAGATTGTACGAGAGGACAATGGACCATCCAATCAAATCCATCCAGAGGATTCAGAACCTGGACCTGTGGGAGTTCTTCTGCAG GAAGAAAACGCAGCTGCGGAAAGTCAAGCGCACGCTGGACATTGAGGAGCGAATGCTGTTCCACGGCACGGGACACAGCAACATCCAAGCTATATGTACGTTTAACTTTGACTGGCGGCTGACGGGAAGCCACGGCGACGTCTACGGCAAAG GGAGCTACTTTGCCCGCGATGCCAAATACTCCAGTAAATTCTGCCACACCACGGGGAAGCACAACACCACGCTGCAGAGGCACGGTCTCGCCCCGCCGATATTCGCAAGCGAGCCGCCGTACAAGACCATGTTCCTGGCCCGCGTGCTGGTCGGAGAGTACACGGTCGGCCACCCCATGTACTGCAGGCCGCCCTCCAAGGACGCCAGCTTCACCAACTTCTTCGACAGCTGCGTCGACGACATGGCCAATCCAAAGATTTATGTGATTTTTGACAGCAATCAGATTTACCCGGAGTATCTGGTCGAGTTCTACTGA
- the LOC118282906 gene encoding protein mono-ADP-ribosyltransferase PARP11 isoform X2, with protein sequence MLAIRSSEEESAEMEEMDTSEPNWCWFYLAECGVWHMFEIDPSAACSVTSAQIEQCYNRNQRGVMEFYTAKYTYRLDFSVMRQINVTTGKQRPIKRSLHSATGFRFICDNLALPVPCHWERINTDEPFQLIQLGRDTYEFKEVARLYERTMDHPIKSIQRIQNLDLWEFFCRKKTQLRKVKRTLDIEERMLFHGTGHSNIQAICTFNFDWRLTGSHGDVYGKGSYFARDAKYSSKFCHTTGKHNTTLQRHGLAPPIFASEPPYKTMFLARVLVGEYTVGHPMYCRPPSKDASFTNFFDSCVDDMANPKIYVIFDSNQIYPEYLVEFY encoded by the exons ATGTTAGCCATCAGGTCGTCGGAGGAGGAGTCCGccgagatggaggagatggacacGTCGGAGCCCAACTGGTGCTGGTTCTACCTGGCCGAGTGCGGAGTGTGGCACATGTTCGAG ATCGACCCCAGCGCCGCCTGCTCCGTGACCAGCGCTCAGATCGAGCAGTGCTACAACAGGAACCAACGCGGCGTGATGGAGTTCTACACGGCCAAGTACACATACCGACTGGACTTTTCAG TTATGCGGCAGATCAACGTCACGACGGGGAAGCAGCGGCCGATCAAGCGCTCCCTCCACTCCGCAACGGGCTTCAG GTTTATTTGTGATAATCTTGCCTTGCCTGTTCCCTGTCACTGGGAGAGAATCAATACAGATGAACCCTTTCAG CTCATCCAGCTCGGCAGAGACACGTACGAGTTCAAAGAAGTCGCCAGATTGTACGAGAGGACAATGGACCATCCAATCAAATCCATCCAGAGGATTCAGAACCTGGACCTGTGGGAGTTCTTCTGCAG GAAGAAAACGCAGCTGCGGAAAGTCAAGCGCACGCTGGACATTGAGGAGCGAATGCTGTTCCACGGCACGGGACACAGCAACATCCAAGCTATATGTACGTTTAACTTTGACTGGCGGCTGACGGGAAGCCACGGCGACGTCTACGGCAAAG GGAGCTACTTTGCCCGCGATGCCAAATACTCCAGTAAATTCTGCCACACCACGGGGAAGCACAACACCACGCTGCAGAGGCACGGTCTCGCCCCGCCGATATTCGCAAGCGAGCCGCCGTACAAGACCATGTTCCTGGCCCGCGTGCTGGTCGGAGAGTACACGGTCGGCCACCCCATGTACTGCAGGCCGCCCTCCAAGGACGCCAGCTTCACCAACTTCTTCGACAGCTGCGTCGACGACATGGCCAATCCAAAGATTTATGTGATTTTTGACAGCAATCAGATTTACCCGGAGTATCTGGTCGAGTTCTACTGA